The region TAGATGTGGAGTTGGAGTGGATCAGGCGCTGTTAGGAGGGGCAACGAATCACCATTGATGAGAGAGAGATGAAGAAGCTCTGTCTTTTGCAAATGGTGGAGGGGAGAGGAGATGGGAttttgtttttagggtttttaggAAGAAATTTCACAAAACGAAGAAAACGGTATTTATTCGTTTTCTATTTTACAACATAAAGTCCAAATATAGATTTGGATGTGGTTTTGAAAAACTAGCTACCAATCAATTATTTTCATGCCCCACAAATTTTCAGTTTTCTAATTCATAAAATTATACCCAAATTCTATACCAATCATACCCTTAGGATTTATAAAACAATTTTTCAAACTAAAATGgctaaaatgaaaatatttaaaattattcaGGTAAAAGAGATATTTTATTAATAGTGAGGGACCACTGGAGTAATAAACTCTTTCTACCACCAAAACTACGTCGTTTCTGTGAGTCAGCGTAAAAACACTTATAAACCTCTGGGCCTCCACCAATGcatatttatattttcttctgTTCAGTTTCTTCGTTCGTCTTTGCCCTTTACTCAATATCTCTTCCATGGCGACTGCGGTGGTGGCTGATCCAAACAAGAAGCTTCCCCGGCCAGGGCGGGGCGGGTTCGAAGCTCATGGACTATCCGAAGAAGAGGCTCGAGTCCGAGCCATAGCTGAGATTGTTAGCTCCATGGTCGACCTCTCTCACAGAGGCGAAAATGTCGACCTCAACGCGCTCAAGTCCGCCGCTTGCCGCAAGTATGGCCTGGCGCGTGCACCCAAGCTCGTAGAAATGATTGCGGCGCTTCCTGATTCGGAGCGAGAGTCGCTGCTTCCAAAGCTCCGGGCCAAGCCGGTTCGAACCGCCTCCGGCATCGCCGTCGTGGCCGTGATGTCTAAGCCTCACCGGTGTCCCCACATCGCCACTACTGGGAACATTTGCGTGTACTGCCCCGGTGGACCTGACTCAGACTTCGAGTACAGCACTCAATCTTATACTGGCTACGAGCCAACTAGTATGCGCGCCATTAGAGCTaggtaggttttttttttttattagctTTTACTCTCCTTTTTTTATCATGCTTTGGTCTCGGTTTTGTTGGCATGAGGCGTACACTTTTTTTAACTTAAATTTCCAAATTCTTGTAATGGTTTCTTTAGTGATGTTTTAAAGTGGATTTTTTTTTTCGAGAAACGCATCAGAAttgtaaaataataattatacaaataaaaaaattgagcaTAATTGTCAGAATGTAAATAATCTCATCCTTGGAAGTGTTTGTTTCGGGTAGTGTGGCTTAGTTCCGTGGACAAGTGACCTAATAGTAAATCTGAGATGGGGAACTAATGCCATGTTTTGTATGAAGGTAGGAAAGAATTCGAACGAAAGGGTAGAGAAAGGAGATTAGTCTTCCTTATGTTTGATACTAGAGGAATGGTAGAATAGGGGATCTAAATTTGGCTAGAACTGATGATTTGAAAAATTGACAGATTGTAAGTAAACTAATCCTGGGAACTGGGAAGTGTTTGTATTGGTTTGTGAGGCTTAGTACAAGTAATTCTAAGATGGAAACTAATGCTATGTTTTGTAGGAAGGTAGGAAAGAATTCGAACGAAAGGGTAGTAGAGGAAAGAAAACAGTCTTCCTTGTATTTGGTACTAGAGGAATGATAGAATATGGGATCTAAATTTTGCTGAAGCTGATGATTTGAAAGTCATCGTTTAGATTATTCCCCATTGAAACCCTTCTCGCCAAACAATCTTGTACTCCAAAATTTATTCACTAATCTGTTGACTCCTCACTTCTCCTCCTTTCTACTTATTTTTTCTTACAAAACAAGGCAGTAAGGTTGTTCTTTTTATGTTATTAATTACCTTTTTTGCTTGTTCGCTTACCTTTTTGGGTGTAGTAAATGTCTAATATATGGTCATTAGTCATTGTGATTAGCATGCAGTATTATTTTTTACTTGTTTGCAGTATAATGTTTGATATATTTTCTGTTATTAATTGTTCGCCTGTGCTCTTATCTCTGGTTTTAGATACAACCCATATGTCCAGGCTAGAAGCAGGATAGATCAGTTGAAGCGTTTGGGTCACAGTGTAGATAAGGTCTGGTTTGTTTTTTCCATTTAAAGTACTTGAATAACTATTTAATGTTTATGCTAGATTTTGAAGCAAATTTTCACCTGCTTACTAGCATGACCATATGATTTCAGGTTGAGTTCATTTTGATGGGCGGTACATTTATGTCACTGCCAGCAGATTACCGTGATTATTTCATAAGGAATCTTCATGATGCTTTGTCGGGACACACCTCTGCGAATGTAGAAGAGGCCGTGGCCTACTCAGAGCATGGTGCTACTAAATGCATTGGCATGACTATCGAAACGTGAGTTTTAAAATTGATGTATAAAGATATGAAGTCCCAATATTCTAGGTTTATTTCAAGTATTCTCaaccttttttttaattattattttttaaataactaaaaaaaattaaaagtaattACAGCTCAAGATCGGGTTCTTTGCTGCTGAAATTTTTCTTATCTCTTGCCTCTTTTCCAAATCACCAGGAGGCCAGATTATTGCCTTGGACCTCACCTGAGGCAAATGCTTACCTACGGTTGCACAAGATTGGAAATTGGAGTACAGAGCACGTATGAAGATGTGGCTCGTGACACAAATAGAGGTCATACAGTTGCTGCCGTGGCTGATTGTTTCTGCTTGGCAAAGGATGCTGGTTTCAAGGTGTGTTATTTTCCCTTAACATATCTTTATTAAAGTTACATAATTAAATATTACATGACTATAATTTTTAATGGCTGATTGTTAATCTTTTTCAACATCTTGTGGTCTTTTTATTTCATCTCTGTTTTCATTACATAACCTTGCATCAACTCTATTCaggatttttatgtttttgtgtcAAGGACAACTTTGTGTTACATGTTTCATCATAAATGTTATGTGAATCTGCTGGACACAAATGCTTCTCAAGCATGTTGTTTTCATTTCTCATGCTAATGTGTTTTCTTTAGGTTGTTGCACACATGATGCCTGACCTTCCAAATGTTGGTGTGGAGAGGGACATGGAAAGTTTTCGGGAGTTCTTTGAGAGCCCATCATTTCGAGCTGATGGTCTTAAAATCTATCCTACCCTTGTGATCCGTGGAACTGGGCTTTATGAGCTCTGGAAAACTGGCAgg is a window of Humulus lupulus chromosome 4, drHumLupu1.1, whole genome shotgun sequence DNA encoding:
- the LOC133830138 gene encoding elongator complex protein 3, which codes for MATAVVADPNKKLPRPGRGGFEAHGLSEEEARVRAIAEIVSSMVDLSHRGENVDLNALKSAACRKYGLARAPKLVEMIAALPDSERESLLPKLRAKPVRTASGIAVVAVMSKPHRCPHIATTGNICVYCPGGPDSDFEYSTQSYTGYEPTSMRAIRARYNPYVQARSRIDQLKRLGHSVDKVEFILMGGTFMSLPADYRDYFIRNLHDALSGHTSANVEEAVAYSEHGATKCIGMTIETRPDYCLGPHLRQMLTYGCTRLEIGVQSTYEDVARDTNRGHTVAAVADCFCLAKDAGFKVVAHMMPDLPNVGVERDMESFREFFESPSFRADGLKIYPTLVIRGTGLYELWKTGRYRNYPPEQLVDIVARILALVPPWTRVYRVQRDIPMPLVTSGVEKGNLRELALARMEDLGLKCRDVRTREAGIQDIHHKIKPEQVELVRRDYTANEGWETFLSYEDIRQDILVGLLRLRKCGRNTTCPELMGKCSIVRELHVYGTAVPVHGRDADKLQHQGYGTLLMEEAERIARREHRSTKIGVISGVGTRHYYRKLGYELEGPYMVKHLV